DNA from Lineus longissimus chromosome 7, tnLinLong1.2, whole genome shotgun sequence:
CAACCACCCGGCGTCGGGCATAAAAGTTCCCTGCTTTACGAAAGAATGGGAGATTCTGTTGTCAGTAATGTGAAGGAAGGCAATGTTGTGCTGCTTGTATACTTACTCTTGCGATGACTTGTGGTAGTAAGGTGCCCTGAACAATGCAGGGAAAAGGGCTGAAACAAGGACAGGTCATAtagtgaacatgttgaaggcGAAATCTTCGTCCAGGTACGGGTCGATTTTACAGATCAAAATCCATTCTGAACCATTCGAGGTACTCCATCGCTAACCTCATCTCCCCtcgttggtgtaacggagtcacGATCGGCGATGTCGATCCAGATCTTGAGGTTCAAGATGAAGACTATATACAATGACGACATCGCTCATTAAGTATGTCTCTTGGGATCGGCTACATGTACCAACCTAGTTCGACATCCTATTGTTAAGTGCTTACCAAATGCATTGTACTGGACGAGATTCTCTGCGCTTGTAAAAATGGAATGTGGTTGTCTGCAAAAAATTGGTATGTTCATTAACTAGTTCACCAAAATGGAATTCAGAGACTTTCGTGGCAAAAGGGAATTATACATTGTGACATTATGTACATTTCAGACCATCTCACAAACAAATGTAAGGATTTGGGTTAGCTCTTTGCATATCCTCTTGAAATTGATTagtaaaaatatcaatttgatagTAATTTTTTACAATTCTGGTAGTTCCTatccgactgtgaaattagttgatTTTACTATCGAAATAATAATTCTTAGCCATTTTAATGGTTCTTTTTACTAGTTTTTTTTAAGCTAGAAAACTAATTTTATAGTTGATGCAATAGGAGCcgccaaattagttgtttttgcTGATAAAACTTGGCACGGGCAGAGGCTTACAGATAACTGATTCTCACAAGTGTAATCACAAGAATTCCACACAGAGGATTTATACCTTAGAAAACTGAGCCAATCCAAGTTGTCACTGTCTATCAACGTTGTCGCTTCCACAATATCGTTGAAACGCTTGGCACTGATGAAATTCTCAATGAATGGAGCGGACCGGTTAACTTCAAGCTGGAGGAAGAAGAAAACAGCAATATGGAGTTTAAGCGTTGGCGGCTAACGTATTGATCTGAATTTGATTGGTTATGCCACTGATATTGATAACCTACGTACTGAAAGCTGTCGAGATATCGGACAAAACTAAAAATCATCTTCAGCTGCTGATCAATGCCCGAAACGCACCAACAGTGGACAGTGGTACTGGTAAAATTAATGTCCCATCCATGTCTGAAAAGTCGTTTCTTGATAATTATATCCTTTCCTTTTACATTAATACctcggtgccggtgtaacatctgtggttgttccccatgtttcagtgtttccaaacaataggcagctagagagaccatgacttttcaataggggggatacacagaaaaactcgtcaatctatttttgagcgttcccaaacaatgaggggaaacactcaaaaacagaaacactcaaaaacattacaccggtactgTTATGCGGTGCCTTCCCGAGATAAATCAAAGAATTCAACGGCTTACCGTGGCAAAGAAAAAGTCCATCTTTTCATGGTCTAAGATCCATTCGGGGGCATTCAACATCACAAGCTTCTTGTCCATCTAGAAAAAGAAAGCACTGGTATCGAAATACTGACGGAAGAAGGGGAGCACATGGAaacgaaatccaagatggcggctttTTTGCGGGCCAATCTTCATTGGTCTATGCATAGGATGTCACAGAAAATGGATGATAAATCTGATAGCGTCCCGTGGACATTTTTCAGCACCCGATATTATCAAATTCAGTATTTACGCAAAatgaaaattcaacatatcatgCCAGGAACACCATGGTGGTTGACATTAAGAGCCATCTTGATAATTAGTGTCTTACCGAGTTACGTCTCCCCGATGCATCCATCACTTCAATAAGCAAATATACAGTCAGAATTGTCCTGAGGTTTGAATGAGATGTGTCTCGCTAAATGAATTACTTAGTTCACATAAAGGACACTAATGTTGCTTATCAGATAGTGGCACTGGGGCCAGGGTCAGGGACAATCCATTGGGTAGTAGATGTGAATATCTGAAGTAGTGGAAAGTGCATGTGAAGATGAGGTGATGCCAATTGATTTCCCCAAGTTTAATATTTAAAGAGTGGTTTGCGTTTTAGCTTTAAAGCTGTCCgatattttttcaccaacctaccCTTCGTTTTATTTCTCCCTTGATCTCGTCGTCCATCCAGGGTAGACGGCTGATTCGGTCAATCGCCGCGGCTCGAATATCAGCTGTCATCCTTTTCAACTGTAAGcaaagttgttttcaatattacTCCGCCGCTGGATGAGTACAAAAAACCCTGATGTCAGGATGGCGTAAcgttaacttggcgttatctctttTAGAGATGGCTGGTCGAATCAAGCCTCGAATTTCCAGATTGACAACGCTTCTTATCATCCTTTCAATCTTAAGGGGATCTTCATGATTTGGACAGACAGTAACCAAGCTTCTCCTATACTGACATACAAAGCGATTATTCCACGAGGCGACTTTGGTCATATGGTTGAATGGTAAGGCCATAACGCCGAGAAAACAACTGTTCCAATACGATAGCACCACACCTATCTTTTCATTACTTTCGTTGTACGAGACGCCCAACTTACTCTTCTTACTTACATTCTTATCTGAGACGACTGGATGCCTTCTCTGCTGGTCCAACTCGGCCACCAGTGGTAGTTTTAGAGACCTGTCCAAATACGTCAACAAGCAGTTTTTCCAATTTCGTACATCTGAAACGAAGATGCACTTTGGCGTACCAAATCGACTTCTAATGAGATCGTAATCTTAGTAAAGGTCACACTGCTGAGATGatgaattcatcattttcatcagatATCTCGCCTAGCCTTCTATTGCATTCCGCCACTCtttatcatgatgatgatcaaaggGACAGCATTTCCTTCACAGGCTAGCGCCATTAGCGCATCCAAGATCCAGTCCCCAGAAAAAGGCAAAAATCAATCGAAGACATTTCACCAACATCGAGTCTATTTGGTTTATCCGATAAGGATAAAGAGTAAACTCTACTAGCGAATGTCTCTTCCCTTGGGACGGGCAGACAAAGGCACTGTAGATGGATGCGACCAAGTCGGGAGAGTACTTTATTTATCTGGATTGCATTTCTGTGTGTATCTCAAGGAACATCAAACCCATCGGGGACGCTGTTATGTTATTTCAATACCGCGGTTTAAACATGTTTGAGAGACCGAAATATTGGAAATTGGCCAAGTGATCGTGACTTGAAATCGAAGCTTGAGATGAAACTTTGGGCAGACTATGAAGTCAAAATCAGTCAAAGGCAATTCCTTTCCTTCTTCAACCCTTATcttatcttctttttctttgagcAATGAGTACCACAACATAAGCGCAATAAATTTCGAGTCCGAGCCTTTGAAGATTAAGCCAATAATTAGAACACTTACTCAGCCACCAACTTTGGCTGGTAGGTCTCTTTGTCGGCCTAACATGTCGGTCAGTTTATGACGGATCTTTTTTTCCTGGCCTAAAGAATCAATTAGTTATCAAAAACAAGGCAAAGAGATGCAGATGATGCCGATTGAGATCGCGTTTACGACGACATATTTAAAAGATTCAATGCTCAAAACACTAAACCTATACAGTTTTCATCATCAGGTCGGTGCAGAAAGACATTTTATCGAGAGGTCCCCTACTTCGCTATAACTGTTGCCTGAAATCATTCTCTGCAAAGTATTTTTCTCGTATCCCTTCTGGTTTGCAATTCCAATTTACTTCCCATTGATTTGAGACAAAATATTGGCAGATGGCTTTGGATGTCAGATGTAGGATAAGTCAAAGATGGCTTGAGAGTTTCGCTGGGATGGTGTGCACCTGTCGGGCTCCTCAGCAACATGTGGGCCGTGATCCGACTTCCAACAGTATACATACTTTTAGTTATAGCTATGTAAAAAAGGTCGTAAACTCAAGtatattcatgttttattttatgTTATATCGTCTCTTCCTTGCTTTTGAAGCGGTCAACAGTGGAGTTAGGGAAGATGCTGTCGACATTGCGAATGAAGCAGTCAATGGGACTACTGGTTAATTCTTCATGGCGTGAAGGATGAAATTACGCAGACGGAATTGATATGCGGCTGGCGAATTTGAAACCACTGGATGAGTGTTTTAGAATTGATCGGGTGTCCTTTAGCCAGTTATAGATAATTCCCTGAAAACTGATATTATCCTAACTGTTGCTTTTGAAATAATTCCATTTGCCAGATCCTGAGCGTACAGTCTGATCTCGATCAAATCTGAAGAAACCCATCGAGGTTGATCATCTATCATGCGGAGTCACCAGCCGCCCATTCGTCACATTTTTTGCAATCCGAATTATAGAACACAAACTTGGAATGAATTACCAGTCTGCAAGGCGCAACCAGCAGAAATGATCTAGTGTTCTGTTGGTTTGATAATATACCCTAGGGAGGGTTTGATACCGAAGAACCAACAGATATATCCATTAATCATATTCAATAGGAAATTGGTAGTCTAAGGGGGATTTACAGTTTTGCTTATGAAGCATGGAGACCTTGTCAGAGATGTCAAAATGCTTGTTAATGCTACAAATTGCGTTAATCTGTATGAGTGTTTGATGCTGGTCTGAGTTATGCAGCATGTAATCACAGTCGCATGTTAAAAATAAGCAGATTTATCGCAAAAGTGGCTTCACTGTTGAGTAATGACATCTTGAAATTAAAGTGCTCTATGCCTTGTCACGCACGACATCTCGAAATTAAAGTGACTTAGCATATGCTTCCTGcctttttgttattttcaagCAGCAAAATAGAAACATCTCCAGGTTCCGAGTTGAATATGTAGCCAATTGGATAGGAAGGGCGGCCAACTAATGCATACACACCACGTCCGGTTTTTGCTAGCGGAATACGGCAGTTCAACCGACATCATTGAGAAAAGCGTAACGATTGGTATTTTGGTTTCTTTGTGAAAGAATGGTTAAGTcgagaggaagaagaagaagaaaacgacTTACCATCAGTTCTGGGAGGCATTGTGTCGCCTTTGACGTCATAGTAGCTCTGTTTTATGAAAACAGGCATCACATCGATATGTTCCTCAACAAACACATAGGTCAAGAAGTCTCGAAGTTGCCTTTAAAAAGAggcaaacatgaattacaaaataCAGTAATCAGATAGCTTTCGATCGTGTTCCTTCAGCAGCAGTGGGTAAAAGGTTTTGGGTACAGATTTGAACGAACATGTAGAAGAAGATGACTGAATGCATGAACTTCACACTTGTATACCGTTTGTGCCAACtgtgatgacgacgacgacgccgacgacgttgatgatgatgatgatgatgatgatgaagatgatgatatgggcgacgatgacgatgattaaGTACAATGTAGTGTCGTATCGTCATTTTAAAGCTTGGTAACTTCATCATTTCCCATTCTCGCCAAGAGACAAGAGCATATTCATTGGAGCGTGTCGCAATAGCCAAATGCCTTTGCTACACAGAGGCCAATTGATATCGTCCCGAACACTTCTCACCTTTCTTCCATAGCGATGGCTGTGTTTATCATATGATCTATTTTCTCCTTCTCTAGGATCTGTACAGGGATGTCTGCGGTTTCCTTCACTGCTTCGTAACGATGGGTCAGGAACTTGCGCCAATCAATCTAAAAGTCGAAGGATAGAAATGAAAAGAGAGCAACATTGAACATAATGTATaaattttgtctgtttctttttctcAGAACATATTTTCTTCAAGAAGACAACTGGTCGTTAACGTGGCGGTAGTTTTAACTCTGCAAAACTAAAGGACATTGTACCAAGTTAAAGCTGAGGCTCAGTTAGTGACTTGACTTGTATCGAACAAGCGGGTCCTGCATGGGCTCGTCTCAGCCGCTTGGTGTATTTTTTCATCCGTACCTCTGTTTTTGCCCTTCGTTTAGTGCTGAATATACTCGTCAACTTGCCGACTGTTGTAGCGACATTTCTAGCTTCCGTTGAGGTCTGCAACAACAAATGTTAAGCATACACAACCGCATTTCTTCAGTAACTACAAAGCaagatactctagtttcaccaaatAAGACTGCTATATCAATTACAAGGAAATCGACAAAAAGGGCAGGCTGAAACATGACGCCATGACCATCGGATAATTTGGTGCCGAATGAACCGGCGCTATCCAAGTTGAACATGTAGCATCGAACAACCATGTGCTCATTTATTATTCAGAAGTAGTCTTAGatcgatgaaactagagtaatACACCAACAATTGCATGAGTAATATCAAGTGTACATCAATATTGTTTTCTTGGTAATATCAATAACTATTGGTATCTCTTTTGTTGTAGAGACATAAAGGAATGATATCCTTAGTGACTGTACAGTGAGCTTCCTTATCCCTCAGCGTCAGTACCCGTACAAACAAAACCAACATAACTTCTCGTCTGTAATTGCAAAATCAATTCGTCCGTATCTCTACGGAGACAAAACAAACTGTGCGTGGTTGATACAAGGTTGACAATCTACTACATCAAATCCATAAATCCGGCAACCCCGGCGCAAAACAAGGCGACCAGCATGCACACCAGTTCGCCGAAGACGGCAACGAGATTTGGCTCCGATTACGACATCGTCGGAATAAGCATTGCCAAATCTAACTTCTTCGTTCGAGTTACAGATAATCGGACGCCAGGACCCCGTTCACTGTAGAGAAGTCATCAATTCATGACTATCTTTCCAATCGCTGGGCAGACGACGATGCTCCAGCACAGTGAGAGATACTTTTTTCCCAGTACATTTAAATCGGAAGTGAAAAATGAAACGGGACTGCACAAGAGGCAGTTGATTAAGCCATTGAGACTTGGGAGGAACGTCTCAGTTCATGACAGGTCCAGGATGGTTGGGTAAATGAAGTTATGAAAAAGCTAGAGGGATTTCTGCTGAGAGCAATTTAGAGAATTTGGTGTGACTTCCGGAAGTTTTATTTACCCAATATGTGCTAATTTCCGCCGGCACAACAAGGCTATCAGAAGTGAGCTAATCATGGATTCATTTGGGAtataagagggggggggggcgaggaAGGACTTTCTGTTTATTCAACTTTTGGCCAAAGGAGTAAAAATTGAAGGACTGAAAAAGGCGAAAAGACTGACTAAAGCTACTCACGAAGCAAAATGCCTTGTATGCCTCGATGACGTTTTCCACAAATCTGTGGATTTCATTTTTGCCGTTGATGGCTTTGCCGACCTCGTGAAGGAATCGACGGAAGGCCTTGATATTGTGGAAGACTTTGGTGATGCACCTGTCCTGGGGTGTAATCTGGAAGAAAGAAAGATAAAGATAGACCCCACATCCAAAACATTGGACTGGCGTTTTAATCTTCATGGACCTGTGACTTCAATAGTATCATCCATGTGTGGGATGGTCAAATTGGAAAACATGCACACCCGATCGAAAATTTACTTGTCTACAGAAAGCATTTCCACCTGTCGAAGAGTCATCTTTCCAAATTCCTATCCCTGAAGGCAAATCTGCTTGGAGGTAACCCATCTGTGAGGAACTTCATCACAGACTGATACTCTTCCGAGATATGGGCCACATGGAACCTGGACGAAGGGATATTTTGCCCCGCGTCATGTACCATGTCCAAATATCTTTATAGCGTGTTGGCTTTCACATGTTATGGATCCtagtttttttgtattttctaaaGAAGTGTTATTATTATCAAGCGATTTCGTTCCGTTTAGTTGCGAATAGGAGTAGGAATATAGTGTACTCCGGCAACACTCATCTGAAGAGCACATGTGTATAGTATACACCTGTGCGTATGATCTAGAGGCTTTCTCGCTTCAACGGGATACCATGGGTGAACACCTCATGATACATCAGACAGACTGCCAAATAGCTCACCATACGTTTCTTGATAAGAAAGCATCAAAATACAATTAGCATGTTTAACTTTAGTACACTTCAGGCTGATAAACCCCATGCCCCCACTGTCAGAACTTTACCTTGCGCTTTCAGATATACATATACGTGTATATTTAAACAGAATGGCCTTGTTATACGTGGGAAATACACAACTTTCgtcctttttttattttgttcaaaaacgTCTAAACCAACAGACAAATAGACTGATTGGCTGATTGAGAGTGAGAAATGTTGAAGAGTTTGTACGGTTTCCGATTCGACAGCTAACCATCAGTAAATCACCAGCAACAACCTTACCACAGGATCGGACTCCAAAAAGCCCAGCAATTTGTAATAGCGTGTGTCAAAATGCATGAGACTATCGTTGTCCTGCAACTCCGCTGCAGTccaaaatacatgaaatagcaAAGGATTCCCGACTTATGAGACTCCGGAACTCATACGATTATTCGCTTTTGATTCTTATGCTCAATAAATTGTCTAATTGCCGCCAAGCGAGTGAGAAAAGCTTGAAAACCACTGTGACTGATTTCGTTGCCTATCTTTGATTACCAGGGGAAAGAGATTTCCTCCTCATTATTCCGACCACATACTGCCAAAGTTAAAATTCATTCAGGTTCAGCAATAAGGCATTCCTGCACTACAATATTTAACCTCAAACATACCCATACAAGAATATCGACCATTAAAGTATAAATGCTTCAGCCAAAAAATCGTGTTGCAGGAGAGAATAATAAGGAGATAATCCTCATTTTATTTTAACCGGAACTTACCAATAATCCTTGAGTGGATGGACCGGCCTGGTAGGATGGCGCAACTGTCACTGTGAACAGTGGCGGAGCAAACAGGTCGAATGTGCTGACCTTGAGCGCCCGCTCGAATCGCCATGAGTCCGGATCCCATCCCGCGTCTGACAATTCTGAAAAGGAAAGAATCAGTATGTCAATTAAACCAAAGATTATAATATATAGAAATATAGAAAAAGGAAGGGGAGGAAAGTTAAAGAGGCATTTATACAGTATTTCGATAACCTATTGCTAGTTCGATATTCGATGGTTCATTATGTTTGTTTAGAAATCGTCTATCCAGCCAAGGTATGATTTTACGAAGTGGTATAGGCTATTTGTGGAAATAAACCAGATGGCATTGATACTGTCTTTTTGCCAACTACCCCAGACGACTATCGTCAGTACAGCCATGTATCACCTGAAGTGAGTTTGGCTGATAGCCGAAACGTGCCAGCGGCACAATCCCCTGTAGATTGATATTGGAAGCCAAGAAGCGTTCTACTGCAACATTTTGGCAGCATAACTAGAACAAGGGGACTTTTAACGTCCTTGAAGATGGCATGCAATGCTCATTCGGTTTCAAAATCAGGACGGACGTATAGGTGGATGCGAAGATGGAAGGTACCAGCTGGAAAACCGTGGTTGTTAGCTTCAATTCAAAACGCTAAAACATGTATTGAATCAGCTATGGTTCGCGCGTCGGGACTCGGAAGATGGGTCCCGCTGGCCGGGTCGCGAATTTTTTCCCTGAACCTTTGGgacactatagtgtacatttgtacagggactttcagccaatcagatttcgacaaatacatgacgtcagaagtctaagaaactttagagcagttggtagcatacgatgttcgatccaaaggtcgcgagttcgaatccggttgtggacaacatttttcgttttctttttttctttatattttatttttataatgcgtttcttttcccttgttatttaatttttagatatttgagttatgatgcctgcaacatacctacagaaaggacaataacaataacccatctccaagatccaagggatagtccttcagatatcatattgagtatgaatatatacaatgagacttgtctcatgtgaatggtcttcctccagtatgaatatgtttctctgcaatgagacttatctttcgatactgcctcatgtgtatggtcttcctccaggtTTCTCGGCTATTCAGTTCTTGTTATCGGTAAAAGAACGCAAGTCATAATATTTGCAGAAACTCTCCCATGCAGTTGCCCATGGCCCCAGCTGCAAACCAAAGCACAGATTCCAAGAGTGTTAGCTTACTGTCTAGGCTGGGAAATATCTATTAGCTTTTATCCAGAGTGTTATTTCTCTAGGGTCGGATGAACAGGAGGAACTGCTCTTCGGGAATGAGATCAATCCTGTCATAACAGGATAGAAAGCTGCTGAAGCTTGCTACTTATCTGGTCATATATTTGGGCTATaaggtaactacatgtatatcatatttcTGAGTCAGACGGTTCAGTATCAACCAAACAACAGCGTGCGTGATGGAGCAATGATCATGGTACAGGGATAGTCATGTGCACTACTAACTATCGGCATCGTGTCTCCATGCTGCAATGCTTGGTTGTCAGCGAGTTCTCCGAAAAATACCATCACCAAAGAGTGAGTAGGGTATTCATGTAGCGAGGGGGCAAGAAACGACAAATCCACCCGGACAAAAGTCCATTCTGCGATTTCATAGGCAGCCAAGTGGAAACTACCATCTGACGTACATCATCCCATCCTAAAGAATCTAGACAGAATCTGTGTTCCCCTGGGGTCCAAGCCAGATTTCACAGTGACCCGAGAAAGCTCCGTATGTCGTATTGACTTCTATTCAAAGCTTTTCCAATAAAATTATCATGAGAGTTGTGGCTCAGCATCATAATTCTGGCAGACGATGTTGCAAAAGAATTAGATGGTTCCACCTCAAGAAGACTgcacactccggacgcagttgaccggcctcgttcctcaccctaataTCGAGgccaaattaggatgacacaATTGGCTGCCCATGTAGTCTAGAAGACTGTAGCTCATATGTGCATCGATGACCACTTAGAATGGCACAGACGACATCAACAATATTATGGTCATGAGTACCAAACTCAATTTTTCTCCAATACTAGGAAGACATGTTTGACTAGATTTGAAAACAGTAAACATGAAATTCCCATCACCTACATTTTAGATGGACTCTACCATTTCTGATATCTATTAGTTCAATCGGAAGATGAATGAATGGCATGGCCCAATTGATTTTGCGCTCGGTTGAATCGATAAAGTAAATTGTCTTCCTGCAAATAAAATATCCAATTCATAGATTAAAATCAATGTAAAATCACCCACAACCAATTGCTGTCTGCGGTATTAATGTTGGTGTTGTAGCTTGCGCTAGTATATAGCGTGCGATTTCAAGGTCAGTCTCAGTGAAGCTTTGAGTACAGATTCGACCCTATTGATTTCTTGTAAATCTTTTCTTATAATCTGCAAACCTCTGATGGAGTGATATGCTTAGAAATCATCTGCCAATACttttttttgagaaatattcTATCAAAAATCGATTGACCTTCTACTTCTACATCTGTCTTCGTGGAGTACTGACAGTCAGGAGTGAGTATCAAGCAATGGTCTCTCATGAGTTTCGTGTTCTGCTCCTGGACAGGTGGCCATTCAGTTTTCTAATCTGCTGctgattttcttctttttaccaTCGAACTCGCATCATTACTTTACCTGATTCTACCGACGGTTTCTCAACAGCAAGGAAAAACGTCATCATTAACATACCGGAAGTAATAGTAACGGAAAATTTTTGCTATTTGTTGTAGGCTTACACAGATGCGTGGTGGTTTGGTTGGGAAAATTGGTTTTACTCAGACAGACATATACCTAATTTGTTGAAGCGGAGATAGTGAGTATATTGGACTCAAAAAAGGTGATAATGAATACCAGACAAGGGAATTTAAACTGTAACAACACCGCATTGTTTTTCTTCTGGTATATCGATATGCGTACATATGTAATGTACAGCATTAGTAGCCCCTTCCTGGCTGCTGTAACTTACTAATGGTAGATAAGGTAAACCACACAGAAAAGCAATACATTACCTTGCAATAGAAGAATGGTCATGTTTTTTGCTCATATACTACAAGAAGGCATTGTGAAGTGCAGCTGAAAGTTAGTACACAAAAAGCAACTGAGGTGGACATTTATACAAAGAAGGCAGCTGATGAAGTGGAAAAGTATACAAAGAAGGCAACTGAGGTGGACATTTATACAAAGAAGGCAGCTGATGAAGTGGAAAAGTATACAAAGAAGGCAACTGAGGTGCACATTTATACAAAGAAGGCAGCTAATGAAGTGGAAAAGTATACAAAAAGGCAACTGAGGTGCACATTTATACAAAGAAGGCAGCTAATGAAGTGGAAAAGTATACAAAGAA
Protein-coding regions in this window:
- the LOC135491296 gene encoding endothelin-converting enzyme 1-like, whose amino-acid sequence is MGSKLTITSLVVALLCTTVCCIVLVIYVAVVSQRCQDGEPPATDEESVEPSCRTEKVQEKSCNTPQCLRDAARVLEGMNRDMDPCENFYEFACGRWPGTPDDHSGQPSSAFGEWHSMVRVDQRTLEKSRRLLELPVCRVADTSAERKVKDYYGSCVSREETEKDQLEAIQRLLRKLGGWNTTGEQIKLSDAGWDPDSWRFERALKVSTFDLFAPPLFTVTVAPSYQAGPSTQGLLITPQDRCITKVFHNIKAFRRFLHEVGKAINGKNEIHRFVENVIEAYKAFCFTSTEARNVATTVGKLTSIFSTKRRAKTEIDWRKFLTHRYEAVKETADIPVQILEKEKIDHMINTAIAMEERQLRDFLTYVFVEEHIDVMPVFIKQSYYDVKGDTMPPRTDDVRNWKNCLLTYLDRSLKLPLVAELDQQRRHPVVSDKNLKRMTADIRAAAIDRISRLPWMDDEIKGEIKRRMDKKLVMLNAPEWILDHEKMDFFFATLEVNRSAPFIENFISAKRFNDIVEATTLIDSDNLDWLSFLRQPHSIFTSAENLVQYNAFALFPALFRAPYYHKSSQEFMKYSGIGIVIGNEFGRDFEGFSLRATNLSKIEGLEEKERCMRKYYRTLVYRGYKSPDVYMLGTADVAGLNWAYEAYRKSVQRPNDQVFSVLPYTQDQLFFINAAQLLCRPRDPTNKDYKADNEIRVLGMISQTKHAGKVFECPQGSAMYPLLTCGTL